The Theropithecus gelada isolate Dixy chromosome 3, Tgel_1.0, whole genome shotgun sequence genomic sequence AACCAATCAGGCCCTCATTTGGGCTTAACTCTTTAAAGGTGGGTTCGCGCCCCCTGAGAAAGTAGTTGGTAGTAAATGTGCCACGTCTTCTAAGAAGGGGGGAGTCCTAAACTTGCCTGAAGCCGTTGTCCCTAAGCCTTGAACTACGTTCTTAAATCTATGAAGTTGAGGGCCCTTTCGCTGCTTTTGTAGGGACTTCTTTCCTGCTTCAGCAACATGAGACTTTTCTTGTGCAACGCAGTCTTGATGCTGTTCGTCACTTCTTTGATTGGGGCTCTGATCCCTGAACCAGAAGTGAAAATTGAAGTTCTCCAGAAGCCATTCATCTGCCATCGCAAGACCAAAGGAGGGGATTTGATGTTGGTCCACTATGAAGGCTACTTAGAAAAGGACGGCTCCTTATTTCACTCCACGTAAGTAATTATGCCCCGcaggtaaaataataattaagaattCACTCACTTATGCCAGCTCTCCAGCAGGAAAGGTGGCTTGTACCTGGTTTTACCTCTTTTACAAAACCGAAAtatcttatttccttctttgggAAAGGAAATTGTTTAAAGCCAGTTTTATGTAGCGAGCGAGGCCTTTGAAGGTCTTACTGGAAACATGTGGTCTGGAAAAGGCTGtcagttttttttattataaaaattagaactaGAATCTTTGAAATATTGCAGAAATATATCTGGGTGTATAATTGGGCAATAAGTAGAAAAAGCCCAAAAGAATGCTCATATCTCAAACTCCATTTCTTAGAGAAAATGACTTGATTCCATTTTTAATGTGGTGTAGGTGATGTTCACCTAAAACTTCACAGCGACTTCAAAAGCAAACTACACAATCACTTATTTGCCTGTTGAAGGATATACTAATGCCGTTTCACTGACCTACTTAACTTTTGTTCTGACGGATGATATTTTGGTCAAGGCACAGGACCATGATTTCAGTCATTTGCTTCTTTCTAGAGAGTCACACTTCATTCATGAGGTGGGTGTGGTTTTGGAAGTTTAGGTGAAGGATTTTCAGGTGGTTACACTATCATTTCTGttctataaatgaagaaattggaacaTGGAAATGGTTTACAGCCTAATGATTTTCAATTAGGCATCGGTTCCATTCATTCCATTATGAAAGTATTTAGTGAGCGTTTCCTTGGTGTTAAGCCATGTTCTGGGTGCTAGGGAGATTCAGAAATTTTAGCTTCTAATCATCTTCATCTATTCATTAATCTGTCCATCTATCAAACTCTTATTGAATGGTCACAAGTCTGGTCCTGGAGACGCAAAGATGGCTAGAAGCAGGTTCTTGTCCTCTAACAGTATACCATCTACAGGCGGGAGGAAGACAAGTAAATAATGCAAGTGATACAGGGTACAGAATATTCAAAGTGCCAGCAAAGCGTAACTGCACCTGGAAGTAGTTATgctccatgggggtggggaaagggaaaaaattCCCAGAGACCGTAATTGAAGTGAGCCTTGGAAGATGAGTGGAGGTTTCCAGGGGAAAAGTGGGGAAGGAAGGATGTTGTACGTAGAGGGAATAACATGAATTAAAACAGTGAATCTTCATAGCCCATCCTCGGCCTAGTTTTCTAATAAACTGCCTTTACTGGGCATTCAGACCTGGTCTCTCGAGGATTGGGGAAATGAATGGGGCTCTTCTCTGAACTGTTAGCCCTGGGAAAAAGTTCCAGAAACATGGCTTGCCTTAGAATTCTCAACAGCCCTTTATTCTTGTCAACTAGGTGAATGCCACAGCCAACATTAAATGATGTGATTTGCATTTTGAATATTCAGTTACATTGTTATTTTTAGTCTGATCTCTTTTAGACTCAGCCTGACTTCTTTCAGATCTCTGAACCAAAAACCTGGGCTGACTTTGGTGGTagccatggaatattatttagtagTTTGCTACTAAGTTCTAATACCTGATGAGGGGACTGTTATCATGCAGCCTCCATGTAAATGGTCAGAAGCTGCTAACTGTAAACATCATGAAGAAATACCAtcaaatgggccgggcgcagtggcttacgcctgtaatcccagcactttgggaggccgaggtgggcggattgtgaggtcaggagttcaagaccatcctggccaacatggtgaaaccccttctctaccaaaaatacaaaaattagctggatgtggtggcacacacatgtagtcccagctactcaggaggctgaggcaggagaatcacttgaacctgggaggtggaggctgcagtgagccgagaatgcaccactgcactctagcctgagcaacagagcgagactctgctctgaagaaaaagaaataccatcaAATGATCAGTTTGTAAGCACGTTTGCCATCTCTAGAACCATAACCTATGGGGTAAATTGCTTAGCCCTAACAAGAACTGTGCTAAAATTGTAGTCAGTAATGAGTAGTAGAATGTTTCCTGCTTTTTTCATTTCCAGCCTTCCCAAATTTTCTACAGTTGGCATTTTGTTCTTTGATCATTGGGcaaaattacaggaaaaaatgGCATTACCAAGATTTAGTAATCATGAAGCCTAGTACAGtgacttctttttcttacctACAAGATATCCTTGAATAGAATATTTTCCTTATTGCGCTGAAAGGGAGCTAAGTAGGGATCAGGCATTACTCAGCCCTCAAGCCCCCCTGTATTTAGTTCGGCAGGTTGGTTTTCCTAGGCTAGACTCTCTTCAGCTTATGATCCAGGACATCCTATTTCCCTCTTCCCCAGTTGATGTGGTtcgactgtgtccccacccaattctcatcttaaattgtagctctcgtaatccccacatgttgtgggagggacctggtgggaagtaactgaatcatgaggacaggtttttcccattctgtcctccttgtgatagtaagtcagtctcacgagatctgatggttttataaaaggcagttccTCTGCAAACTCATTCTTGCCTGCTACcatataagacatgcctttgctcctcctttgccttccgccatgattgtgagacctccccagccatgtgaaactgcaagtccattaaacctccttttctttataagttacccagtcttgaatattttttcatagcagtaggaaaatggactaatacaccagtcCTTGAGGGGCTACTCTTCCAGACTTTCCTATATAGCCCCACTATAGACCCCTGAGGAGGAAACCAGGCTAGGGTCTGAGTGGGGATTTAGGGATGAAAAGCAGCCTTTTCTACTCATCAGAGCCATCAGCAGGCCGCAGCTAAGGAAAGTTTGTAGGCAGTATGTAAGACACTGTGCTTCTCACTCTCCATATTTGTGTGCATATGGACCCACATATGTTGGCAGTAAATTCTCCTTAGCCTTTCAATCTCCTTCCCAAACTCAGccatttttccattattttctcccTGTTCTACAACCTAGTGGCCTTCCTGGGACAACATAACTTTGTGGTTAAGACCTTGAACTTCGGAGTTAGGTTTAAAGACTGGAACACTTAACCtgtgtttccttatctgtacaatGGGGTAGTAATGGTTCTTACATTATAAGCTTATTGTAAGGGTTCAGaggcaaaacataaaataaaatttagaataattcCTGGTATATGACAAATGTTCAAATGGttgttaattgtttttatttcctctgtctTTCTTAAGCCCAGTCAAGTATGTGAAATTTGCATCAAGAAAGATGGGCAGTGAATTGAATTCCTATAAACTTGACTtggaggtgtgtgtatgtgtgcaaatACAGAATAgctgtatttattaaattttaaactaataaaCTTAACCACTTACTGGTGGGAAAATGcactaaagaaatttttttagaaTTAGTAAGGAGTtgtaatgtgttttctttctatCATAGTCACAAACATAACAATGGTCAACCCATTTGGTTTACCCTGGGCATCCTGGAGGCTCTCAAAGGTTGGGACCAGGGCTTGAAAGGAATGTGtgtaggagagaagagaaagctcATCATTCCTCCTGCTCTGGGCtatggaaaagaaggaaaaggtaatagtatttctgtatttcttactATAGCACTAGAGTTGGTCTCTGGATTAGGAGACATAAGTTAGAGTcactacaactttttttttttccctagaagtTAATGGGGGCATGTATTCCTTTAGCAACTGTATTATGTCTTGATTATCAATTGAAATGGCCAGTTTGTTTAATGTCTAAATGGGCAACtatactaacaataaaaaaagaacattgagCTCTATTAATACTGTTCACCAATATGGTGggttttaattgtgataaaatatacataaaatttttcatttgaaccatttttaagtacacagttcagtggcattaaatatattcacattatcATGGAACCGTCACCATTATCCATCTTCAGAACgttctcatcttcccaaactgaaactcacCAATTTACTGTAACAATGCAGAAAGAAAGATCCCTTAACATAAGTGTTTAGATGAGTTGAACCTGTGAAataggttatttttattatatagattATTAAAGTATTGAATACATTTTAGATGTGGGTTGTATATGGGTTGTACTTCACAAATATTAAGTCTCCCACAGCAAACTGGGAGTTCttttaattgccattttaaaatttatttataaagcttttaataatgtatttttttaaaaatcatagagcGACATGAAATGAATTTAATTCTCCCTGTGTCACAAAGCAGAAGCAAGCTGGCTAACTGGTCCGGATAGCTTTTGTGCTAGTTTTTCAGGGCAGACACATATACTGGTATTCAAGTGAGAACCCCTGCAACTTTCCaaagagctgctttgtgatatatatcAAGAGgcctgagccaggcatggtggctcacgcctgtaatccgaacactttgggaggccaaggaggatggatcacttgaggtcaggagttcaagaccaacctggccaacatggtgaaaccctgtctctagtaaaaatacaaaattagctgaacatggtggcgtgcgcctataatcccagttacttaggagcctgaggcagaagaattgcttgaacataggagacagaggttgcaatgagccaagaacatgccactgtactccagcctgggggatagagtgagactctgtctcaaaaaaaaaaaaaaaaaaaagaggtctgaAGATGTCTATATGCATTTATTCTATAATTCCTTCAAACCTAAGGGAATAATTAGATATCAGGAAAAAATTTGTGAACAGGGATATCCATCATTGCATTGTTTCTAAGCAAAAAATTGGAACCGTCCTAAGTGGTATATTGATAAGAATTTAGCTAAATAAAATATGGCCCAGttatttaaaatgccatttccaaagagtttaaaaattatatctgaaATGTGTGAGATACAGTGttatatataaaagtagaaaataaagctgtagtatatataatgtgatagtaaatataggaaaaattacatatacataGTTAATCACAAGGAAATAAGAATGTTAAGAATGGACTGTGATACTGGGAATcatatttatttctggttttatcATCCAAGTACATGCTCTACAAGGAGCATGTATTACTTAcgtaatgaagaaaaaaaagtttaagtagTCATCAGGACCAGACAACCACTCTGATGCAGTATAAATACAGACTTTATAGCATCCTGAAGTCTAAGGTTAACCACTGACAAAGTGAGGAGTCAGGATTCCCAGCCCATTTCCTGAGAAGGAAAATAGATGCCATATGGGAAGCATTATGtattccaaaatatacaaatctaTACAAATCTTGTTCATAGGATAAGATTTACTAACCAATTTCAATTCTTCTTTTAGTTATAATCCTCTTTAGAGAAGAAAACCAAGTATGTAGAAAATTTTTTCTGATActgagaattttttcattttatctttattatctcACCTTTAGTATTtatatacagtagtccccctttaCCTGTGGTTTCACTTTCTACAGTTttagttacctgtggtcaactgcagtctgaaaatattaaggtATTTTGAGAATGAGAGACAgatcacattcacataacttttctTGTGATATGTTGttgtaattattctattttattatttttaatctgttactgtgactattttataaattaaactttatcacagaTATGCATGTATAGGAAAAAGCAttgtatatatagggtttggtactatccacgGTTTCAGGCATCCAATGCGGTTCTTGGGACATACCCAAGGGGAGACTACTGTATGTTGTTTTCGTCCATTACTCTTTCTCATACTATATTTAACTCAAGTTTACTTCACAATAAGTAGAGATCTAAATTTGAGTCATTTCCTTCAAACTGAATGCCATGAAACTAATTTTTCTAATCTGTATTTAACACTAATTTTGTAGTCTTTTAGTACATGCTTGCATGCCTCTTTTGGAAAGATACCAGTTTTATCAGCAACCTAGCGCGTGTCGCATCTCTGTCTAGATCTGAAATGGTAAGCTTCAGGACACTTTATAAGTCTTCTCTTTGGAATTTATGAATGCCCTTTCATGGAAATATGTGGGATGGGGGGAGGACGACTAAGAAATATTTAACATGTTTACTCAGACCTGTATGTTAAATATAGTTATAAGGAAACAAGTTTGAGGAAAACAATTGTCCATACTCCACAGATGGGTGTTCGTTTGTTTTAGGTTCCTGGGATTTTAACAAAGctcttttcacttttaaagatttttagtcTCCCCTCtcagaaattcattttaatttctcccATCCCATGAAATGTCTTCAACATATATATAATGTTCTATGTCTGAGGTAGTGTTTCCTAACTTTCTGAAATTGTTAAACCttcctgcattatttttaaagcctgtgagaaaattatacctcagtaacaTGTATTGAGAGTTTACTATTTGTCAAGCTTAATGCTAAGTATTTTGCATGGATTTTTCTCCCTTTATCCTCCCAACAGACTCTTGAGGTAGGaaatttattatttgcattttatagatgaagaaattgaggcttagagatgGGCAAATGTAAACTTCAGTCTCAGACAGTGTGACACCAGAGCTCACTCAATTATATAGGTAGAAATGCCTTCCAGTGGTAGAAATGGCAATACTATATGTATTTCTAGGTCAGGACTTTCTGACCAAAAAGTTAGTTTATTACTTATAATATACTTAACTCCGAATTATCTAAAACCCTTTAAGTCCTTCTTCACatacaatatatattaattatattagaAATTTAATACCCAAGCCATTAGGTAcatctctgtgtgtatatatatatatgcattgtgtgtgtatttacattttaattgctAAGCCAAAGATAGAATGCTTTTGCTCTGCTAgtttatattatttcttcttttacgCTATTCTATTTGAGTAAAATATAATGTACATAATTTTCATCATATATGACAATCTTAGGAAGGCTCtttaattcagttaaaaaaaatactttgtccATTACCataaattttctattattaaaacttttggctcttttaaaactttctgccttctctcctcATGTCAGGTAAAATTCCCCCAGAAAGTACACTGATATTTAATATTGATCTCCTGGAGATTCGAAATGGACCAAGATCCCATGAATCATTCCAAGAAATGGATCTTAATGATGACTGGAAACTCTCTAAAGATGAGGTGACCTTCCCTTCTTCCTACtcctctttctgcttttctttggttgtttggggttttgttttgtttctgtaactcactttttaaatatgtgtatatttaaaatttacttttatttagataacatttatttataaattttcttaaaatactgaTGCTTTGAAAGTGGACTTTTTCATAATAAATCATTGTTTTGGAGAGAAATATATTAAGACTTAAAAAGCACCATTCAAtcgtttgctttttttcttcccagtgctTAGGGTTCACTGTATCTTATCCTTACCCTTCGGTCTTTGAAAAAACAATTTTGCCAAGACCGTTTCCATCTGGAGTTACTGTATAAGAAGCTAGCTGTCCTGAGAAATATCTCATGTGGACAGTTTCTGTTAAAACTGTAGACTGGCTGTTAAATACATCTTGTAGTGTTTTCCTAGCAATTAACAGCAAGCAACTTACATGCTCAGTTTTGTTCAGGTTGCCCCAGATAAAGGAGACCCCAGCCTGGGTTTTACACAGCAGGGCTCCAGCCCCATCAAAGTCTGAGCCTTTGggtaaagagaaaggaaaaagaggcttCTCCTTATAATTCGGCCATTGTTACACATACCTGTCTTAGTCTGGCTGCTGTGGGGAAAGAAGTGGAGGGAGATATTTATCCCTGTTTTTTATCTACTCATATTCCATTCTGTCCTGACTGGTCAGATATCAAGTCCCTTTCTATGCTTTGATCAAATTCATTCTAATGGCCAGGAAATGATTAAGTCTTGAATAAGCCAAATTGTTACGAACCAGGGGTTCATGATCCACAGCCACTAAATTTATAACACCTTATAGTGTTACCAGTCATATGACTTTTTCTTCCATCCAAGATAAATTTTAATTCcctttcattaaataattttgaatatataacaAGTCAGATGGTTCAAAACAAagatatttatgtatttcctgagatggagtcttgctctgttgcccaggctggagtgcagtggcaaaatctcagctcactgcaacttccgcctcccaggttcaagcaattctcctgcctcagcctcccaagtagctgcaccaccatgcctggctaatttttgtatttttagtagagatgggggtttcaccgtgttggctaggctggtctcgaactcttgacctcgtgatctgcccaccttggc encodes the following:
- the FKBP14 gene encoding peptidyl-prolyl cis-trans isomerase FKBP14 — protein: MRLFLCNAVLMLFVTSLIGALIPEPEVKIEVLQKPFICHRKTKGGDLMLVHYEGYLEKDGSLFHSTHKHNNGQPIWFTLGILEALKGWDQGLKGMCVGEKRKLIIPPALGYGKEGKGKIPPESTLIFNIDLLEIRNGPRSHESFQEMDLNDDWKLSKDEVKAYLKKEFEKHGAVVNESHHDALVEDIFDKEDEDKDGFISAREFTYKHDEL